From the genome of Flavobacterium ovatum, one region includes:
- a CDS encoding alpha/beta hydrolase, which translates to MRHFFVFLVLVFTFLVVSCSSIKVKDKSYLTSSVTTEISSPKLNVFIPRKIKSDAPVLIFVHGGYWNSGRKGTYDLMGRNFASKGVVTVIPDYTLSPAASYEEMTQQIAAVIKWVQANAQEYKGNPKQIFITGHSAGGHLAALAVMNPKYGIDPKTISGIILNDAAGLDMHYYLQENLPTEEHDYIATWTKNPEVWKAASPIYFIDKNTPPLLIYMGEKTYPSIKVTNDRFLEALHPFQPKVTPIYLNKKHVPMATQYFWPWSDRFDEVIDFMKLHGK; encoded by the coding sequence ATGCGTCATTTTTTTGTTTTCCTAGTATTAGTTTTTACATTTTTAGTTGTGAGTTGCAGTTCCATAAAAGTAAAAGACAAGTCTTATTTGACTTCTTCAGTAACTACAGAAATTAGTTCACCCAAGCTAAATGTTTTTATACCAAGAAAGATAAAGAGTGATGCTCCAGTTTTAATTTTTGTTCATGGAGGTTACTGGAACAGCGGTCGAAAAGGCACCTACGATTTGATGGGACGTAATTTTGCTAGTAAAGGTGTTGTTACCGTTATTCCGGATTATACGTTAAGCCCAGCCGCTAGTTATGAAGAAATGACCCAACAAATTGCAGCTGTCATTAAATGGGTGCAAGCCAATGCCCAGGAATACAAAGGAAATCCCAAACAAATTTTTATAACTGGACATTCAGCAGGCGGGCACTTAGCAGCACTTGCGGTTATGAATCCTAAATATGGAATTGACCCAAAAACAATTTCGGGAATCATACTCAATGATGCTGCAGGATTGGATATGCATTATTATCTACAAGAAAATCTACCAACAGAAGAGCATGACTACATAGCAACCTGGACCAAAAATCCAGAAGTTTGGAAAGCTGCTTCTCCTATTTATTTTATAGATAAAAATACGCCTCCTTTATTGATTTATATGGGAGAGAAAACCTATCCGTCTATAAAAGTGACTAATGATCGTTTTCTGGAAGCTTTACATCCTTTTCAACCGAAAGTAACTCCAATCTATTTGAATAAAAAACATGTTCCAATGGCAACTCAGTATTTCTGGCCTTGGAGCGATCGTTTTGATGAGGTGATAGATTTTATGAAGCTTCACGGGAAGTAA
- a CDS encoding hotdog fold thioesterase, with amino-acid sequence MIFDKEKALAACNAITKNTLMETLGIEYVDVAEGFLVARMFVDSRVHQPMGLLHGGASVALAESVGSTASHLFINTKEQEVRGIEISANHLKSIREGFVYGTARIIHRGRTIHLWEIKITDESGNLISLCKLSNIVLDRNNTK; translated from the coding sequence ATGATATTTGATAAAGAAAAGGCATTAGCAGCTTGTAATGCCATTACCAAAAACACATTGATGGAAACATTGGGTATCGAATATGTTGATGTTGCCGAGGGGTTTTTAGTAGCTAGAATGTTTGTAGATTCCAGAGTGCATCAACCTATGGGGTTGCTACATGGTGGTGCTTCAGTAGCATTGGCTGAGAGTGTAGGAAGTACTGCTTCACATTTATTTATTAATACTAAAGAGCAAGAAGTCAGAGGAATCGAAATTTCTGCGAATCATCTTAAAAGTATTCGTGAAGGGTTTGTTTATGGTACAGCAAGAATTATTCATAGGGGTAGAACGATACATCTATGGGAGATAAAAATTACAGATGAAAGCGGAAATTTGATTTCATTGTGTAAATTGTCTAATATTGTTTTAGATAGAAATAACACGAAATAA
- a CDS encoding right-handed parallel beta-helix repeat-containing protein, whose protein sequence is MIKQNSLFATSLVFLFVVTFSLMGTSQTRKGNSLYFDSSIAADATPVVLAQFMAAKNNPFSEIKFEKGTYHFYPDKGFEIYAELSNHNNGLAKTAFPIFNMKNVTIDGQGSTFIFHGIIIPFSVENSENIKIVNLSIDWGMAFHSEGLVVANDVAKKTFDMQISNEYPYEIRNGQLVFIKDYYEHSIGQSILFDPKTKGVTYDTESYTSLTTRTRTKLQNGVKDIKHKYAVDPRSPENSRVGMEDKLTTVQLKPGLVRVSGHTKKIPEIGNIMTMKGEQGENRLAPAFHVVSTKNFVATNVDVHHAGGMGIIVENSENITLDDFNITPSNGRIISTTADATHFVGCRGKIEIKNSTFNNQLDDAVNVHGTYQEVVDLLGDNRIGIKVGHYQQQGFSIGVPNDEIGLVNLHHSFFEYGKLTLKSIEKINSRYQIITFNEKVPASLKVGDYIENLTAYPELLVQNCIITRNRARGLLLSTPRKIVVENCTFSTEMEAILVPVESGYWYESGSALDLTIRNNTFQDCNISGLNRGIIRFETDDESHNIAFKNIVIADNKINHFDNWILEVNNTDGLKFTGNTITNSGTYKILFPENPAFSIKTSKNIIFEKNKYQGKAKEILRTDGSVPGLKFK, encoded by the coding sequence ATGATTAAGCAGAATTCATTATTTGCAACATCCTTAGTTTTTCTTTTTGTAGTTACCTTTTCATTAATGGGTACAAGTCAAACTAGAAAAGGAAATTCCCTTTACTTTGATAGTAGTATCGCTGCTGATGCTACGCCAGTAGTTTTAGCACAGTTTATGGCAGCAAAAAACAATCCTTTTTCTGAAATAAAATTTGAAAAAGGAACCTATCATTTCTACCCTGATAAAGGGTTCGAAATATATGCGGAGTTATCTAATCATAATAATGGTTTGGCCAAAACGGCTTTCCCGATATTCAATATGAAAAATGTGACTATTGATGGTCAGGGTTCTACGTTTATTTTTCATGGAATTATTATTCCGTTTTCTGTTGAGAACTCAGAGAATATTAAGATTGTAAATCTGTCTATTGACTGGGGAATGGCTTTTCATAGTGAAGGTTTGGTTGTTGCAAATGATGTTGCTAAAAAGACTTTTGATATGCAAATTTCAAATGAGTATCCCTATGAAATAAGAAATGGTCAGTTGGTTTTTATTAAGGATTATTATGAGCACAGTATAGGGCAATCGATCCTGTTTGACCCGAAAACAAAAGGGGTTACTTATGACACCGAATCCTATACTTCATTGACTACGAGAACGAGAACAAAACTTCAAAATGGAGTTAAAGACATTAAACATAAATATGCAGTTGATCCTAGATCTCCAGAGAATTCTAGAGTAGGAATGGAGGATAAATTGACTACGGTACAATTAAAACCAGGATTGGTTAGAGTCTCTGGACATACCAAAAAAATTCCTGAAATTGGAAATATCATGACTATGAAGGGGGAACAGGGAGAAAACCGTTTGGCACCTGCGTTCCATGTCGTTTCTACTAAGAATTTTGTAGCTACAAATGTGGATGTACATCATGCTGGTGGAATGGGAATTATTGTCGAAAACAGTGAGAATATCACTTTGGATGACTTTAATATTACGCCATCAAACGGTAGAATTATTTCGACCACGGCCGATGCTACACACTTTGTAGGCTGTAGAGGAAAAATCGAAATCAAGAATAGTACCTTCAATAATCAACTAGACGATGCGGTAAATGTACATGGTACGTATCAAGAAGTTGTTGACCTTTTGGGAGATAATAGAATCGGAATTAAAGTGGGACATTACCAACAACAAGGTTTTAGTATTGGGGTTCCCAATGATGAAATTGGATTGGTGAACTTGCATCATTCTTTTTTTGAATATGGAAAGCTGACATTGAAATCTATCGAAAAAATCAATAGTCGTTACCAGATTATTACGTTTAATGAAAAAGTACCTGCAAGTTTAAAAGTGGGGGATTATATTGAAAATCTTACTGCCTATCCAGAATTATTGGTTCAAAATTGTATTATTACAAGAAACAGAGCGAGAGGATTATTGCTTTCGACTCCACGAAAAATTGTGGTGGAGAACTGTACTTTTAGTACCGAAATGGAAGCGATTTTAGTTCCTGTAGAAAGTGGTTATTGGTACGAATCAGGAAGTGCATTGGATTTGACTATTCGAAACAATACCTTCCAAGATTGTAATATTAGTGGATTGAATCGTGGAATTATTCGTTTTGAAACCGATGATGAAAGTCATAATATTGCCTTCAAAAATATTGTAATCGCAGATAATAAAATCAACCATTTTGATAACTGGATACTGGAAGTCAATAATACAGATGGGCTGAAATTTACTGGAAATACGATTACCAATTCGGGAACCTATAAAATCTTGTTTCCTGAGAATCCAGCTTTTTCGATTAAAACATCAAAGAATATCATTTTCGAAAAAAATAAATACCAAGGCAAAGCCAAAGAGATTTTGAGAACAGATGGATCTGTTCCAGGTTTGAAATTTAAATAG
- a CDS encoding arylsulfatase: MKILLQMIAIATLSVANVTTQAQSKSKPNVIYILADDLGIGDLSCYGQKKFDTPNIDKLAARGIKFTQHYSGSAVCAPSRSTLITGQHTGHTSIRGNVERGEDLEGQVAMDGSVVTIGDVFKNAGYTTGAFGKWGLGFIDSEGDPLNQGFDEFYGYNCQRKAHRYFPPYLWHNKEKVFLKGNDYIQKVTYAPDEIQKATLDFITKNKKKPFFAYVPFVLPHAEIISPEDAVFNKFKGKFKEDKPFKLPHNYLSDYGPNIDETKYASQLAPHAVYATMVTRLDIYVGEIMAKLDELGIADNTLVIFTSDNGPANEGGADPDFFNGTAGLRGVKRDLYEGGIRAPFIAVWPNKIKAGITSDVISAFWDMKPTFAAIVGEKKIGVTDGVSLLPTFLGTKDQKQHPYMYWEFPQAGGRKAVRLGNWKGVIYDIAKKDKPEFELYNLANDQAETKNLAKDNPKIVDEMLAIMKNEHTDSPLFPFK; encoded by the coding sequence ATGAAAATTTTATTACAAATGATTGCGATTGCGACACTATCTGTCGCAAATGTTACAACGCAGGCACAAAGTAAATCTAAACCGAATGTTATTTATATTTTGGCAGATGATTTGGGTATTGGAGATTTAAGTTGTTATGGACAAAAGAAATTTGACACACCCAATATTGATAAACTAGCGGCTAGAGGAATCAAATTTACGCAGCATTATAGCGGTTCTGCGGTTTGTGCACCCTCACGTTCTACTTTGATTACTGGTCAGCATACAGGACATACTTCGATAAGAGGAAATGTAGAAAGAGGTGAAGATCTTGAAGGGCAAGTAGCAATGGACGGGAGTGTAGTGACGATTGGCGATGTATTCAAGAATGCAGGTTACACCACGGGCGCTTTTGGAAAATGGGGATTAGGGTTTATAGATTCAGAAGGAGATCCATTGAATCAAGGTTTTGATGAGTTTTATGGTTATAATTGTCAACGTAAAGCACACCGTTATTTCCCCCCTTATTTATGGCACAATAAAGAAAAAGTATTCTTGAAAGGAAATGATTACATACAGAAAGTAACGTACGCACCTGATGAAATTCAGAAAGCAACTTTGGATTTTATTACTAAAAACAAAAAGAAGCCATTCTTTGCTTATGTGCCGTTTGTATTACCACATGCAGAAATCATTTCGCCAGAAGATGCTGTCTTTAATAAGTTCAAAGGGAAGTTTAAAGAAGACAAACCTTTTAAATTACCTCACAATTATTTGTCTGATTATGGACCAAATATTGATGAAACGAAATATGCTTCACAGTTGGCACCGCACGCTGTTTATGCCACAATGGTAACTCGTTTGGATATTTATGTTGGTGAAATCATGGCCAAATTGGATGAATTAGGAATCGCTGATAATACTTTAGTGATTTTTACAAGTGATAACGGTCCAGCAAATGAAGGGGGAGCAGATCCAGATTTCTTTAACGGAACTGCTGGTTTAAGAGGGGTAAAAAGAGATTTATACGAAGGTGGAATTCGCGCTCCGTTTATTGCCGTTTGGCCAAATAAAATTAAAGCAGGAATAACCTCAGATGTTATTTCGGCATTTTGGGATATGAAACCAACCTTTGCAGCGATCGTTGGTGAAAAGAAAATTGGAGTTACCGATGGCGTTTCATTATTACCTACTTTTTTGGGTACAAAAGATCAAAAGCAACACCCTTATATGTATTGGGAATTTCCACAAGCAGGTGGTCGTAAAGCTGTTCGTTTAGGGAATTGGAAAGGGGTTATTTATGATATTGCTAAAAAAGACAAACCAGAGTTTGAATTATACAATTTAGCTAATGATCAAGCTGAAACAAAGAATTTAGCGAAGGACAACCCAAAAATTGTGGACGAAATGTTGGCAATCATGAAGAATGAACATACGGATTCTCCTTTGTTCCCATTCAAATAA
- a CDS encoding OsmC family protein, producing MSFKHLFKAKLNWFSYKKETTRFVKNHTIAIEGKEILNVSAAKVFKGDPSLFNPEDLLLSSVVSCHMMSYLYVCSQNGIDVVSYSDTAEATLEVIENGSGRFIEVKLFPKVIILQKDKIALANELHTKANELCFIANSCNFSIVHEAHCEVGE from the coding sequence ATGTCATTCAAACATCTTTTTAAAGCCAAATTAAACTGGTTTTCGTATAAAAAAGAAACGACCAGGTTTGTAAAGAACCACACTATTGCTATCGAAGGTAAGGAAATTTTGAATGTTTCGGCAGCCAAAGTATTTAAGGGAGATCCGAGTTTATTCAATCCCGAAGATTTATTGTTAAGTAGTGTCGTTTCTTGTCATATGATGTCCTATTTGTATGTATGTAGCCAAAACGGAATTGACGTTGTCTCTTATTCAGATACTGCCGAAGCGACATTAGAAGTGATCGAAAATGGTTCAGGTAGATTTATAGAAGTAAAGTTGTTTCCCAAGGTTATCATTCTTCAGAAAGATAAAATAGCATTGGCGAATGAGTTGCATACCAAAGCAAATGAGTTGTGTTTTATTGCCAATTCTTGTAATTTTTCAATAGTACACGAAGCACATTGCGAAGTGGGAGAGTGA
- the purL gene encoding phosphoribosylformylglycinamidine synthase: MIHFFENQSKTVFTVQTHPDTSGEISAQDISKLNWLFADANKIEKSALTDFFVGPRATMITPWSTNAVEITQNMGITGIIRIEEFQPSTLDFNDFDPMLSQKYFELNQDIFTINVEPEGILEIDDIAAYNKQEGLALSPEEEGYLNDLATKLNRKLTDSEIFAFSQANSEHCRHKIFNGTFVIDGEEKETSLFKLIKKTSQEFPGGIVSAYKDNVAFVKGPKVQQFAPKTADKADFYETKDFDSVISLKAETHNFPTTVEPFNGAATGAGGEIRDRLAGGQGSLPLAGTAVYMTSYSRLEENRPWEDAMTERKWLYQTPMDILIKASNGASDFGNKFGQPLITGSVLTFEHEEDARKLGFDKVIMQAGGIGYGKLEQAIKHKPQVGDKIVILGGENYRIGMGGAAVSSADTGAFSTGIELNAIQRSNPEMQKRAANAIRGMVESDINPIVSIHDHGAGGHLNCLSELVEDTGGLIDLDKLPVGDPTLSAKEIIGNESQERMGLVIGKKDIDILQRIADRERSPMYQVGDVTDDHRFTFESKTTGAKPMDYALEDFFGSSPKVVITDKTIDRKYTELEYSVRNISTYLEQVLQLEAVACKDWLTNKVDRCVTGKVAKQQCVGPLQLPLNNCGVMALDYLGKEGIATSIGHSPIAALIDPVAGSRTAIAESLSNIVWAPIKDGLDGISLSANWMWACKNEGEDARLYEAVKGCSDFAIELGINIPTGKDSLSMKQKYPNDEVIAPGTVIISAAGNCTDIKKVVEPVLQKDGGSIYYINLSQDDFKLGGSSFAQTLNKIGTEVPTIKDAAFFKKAFNSLQELIGDNQILAGHDIGSGGLITTLLEMCFADVNLGAKIDFSVFAEKDIIKYLFAENIAVVFQVKNDATAEALLNKNGVEFFKLGTATTNGILDFGPCGLDIAKYRDIWFKTSFLLDQKQTKNGTAQARFDNYKNQVLKYTFPAHFTGKKPVIDGSKPRPIAAVIREKGSNSEREFANAMYLAGFDVKDIHMTDLISGRENLEDIQFIGVVGGFSNSDVLGSAKGWAGAFLYNEKANSALKNFFKREDTLSVGICNGCQLFMELELINPEHEVHGKMLHNDSHKHESIFTSVTVNENKSVMLSSLAGSTLGVWVSHGEGKFNLPLAEENYNIVGTYGYDSYPANPNGSDYNTAMLCDTTGRHLVMMPHIERSTFQWNWANYPADRNDEVSPWHEAFVNARKWIENK; the protein is encoded by the coding sequence ATGATTCATTTCTTTGAAAACCAAAGCAAAACCGTTTTTACCGTACAAACGCATCCCGACACTTCGGGAGAAATTTCGGCTCAAGACATATCAAAATTAAACTGGCTTTTTGCAGATGCAAATAAAATAGAAAAATCCGCATTGACGGATTTTTTTGTTGGTCCTCGTGCAACGATGATCACACCGTGGAGTACCAATGCTGTCGAAATTACTCAGAACATGGGGATTACTGGAATCATCAGAATTGAAGAATTCCAACCATCAACCCTTGACTTTAATGATTTTGACCCTATGTTGTCTCAAAAATATTTTGAATTAAATCAAGATATTTTCACCATCAACGTCGAGCCAGAAGGAATTTTAGAAATTGATGATATTGCAGCTTACAACAAACAAGAAGGTTTGGCTTTGAGCCCAGAAGAAGAAGGTTATTTGAATGATTTAGCTACTAAATTAAATCGAAAACTAACGGATTCAGAAATTTTTGCTTTCTCACAAGCGAATTCAGAGCACTGTCGTCACAAAATTTTCAACGGAACTTTTGTAATTGATGGCGAAGAAAAAGAAACGTCTCTTTTCAAATTAATTAAGAAAACATCACAGGAATTTCCTGGAGGAATTGTTTCCGCATACAAAGACAATGTGGCTTTTGTAAAAGGTCCAAAAGTGCAACAATTTGCACCAAAAACTGCCGACAAAGCCGATTTTTATGAAACTAAAGATTTTGACTCTGTTATTTCGTTAAAAGCAGAAACACACAATTTTCCAACCACTGTAGAGCCTTTCAATGGTGCTGCAACCGGAGCTGGAGGTGAAATTCGTGACCGTTTAGCAGGTGGACAAGGTTCATTACCTTTAGCAGGAACGGCTGTTTACATGACATCATACTCACGCCTTGAAGAAAACCGTCCTTGGGAAGATGCTATGACCGAAAGAAAATGGTTGTACCAAACACCAATGGATATTTTAATCAAAGCATCCAACGGAGCATCTGATTTTGGAAATAAATTTGGACAACCGTTAATTACAGGTTCTGTGCTTACTTTCGAACATGAAGAAGACGCTCGCAAGTTAGGTTTCGACAAAGTCATCATGCAAGCAGGTGGAATTGGATACGGAAAACTAGAACAAGCAATCAAACATAAACCACAAGTAGGCGACAAAATAGTTATTCTTGGTGGAGAAAATTATAGAATTGGAATGGGTGGAGCTGCGGTTTCTTCTGCAGATACAGGTGCTTTTAGTACTGGTATCGAGTTGAACGCGATTCAACGTTCGAATCCAGAAATGCAAAAACGTGCTGCCAACGCTATTCGTGGTATGGTAGAAAGCGACATCAACCCTATCGTATCGATTCACGATCATGGTGCTGGTGGACACTTAAACTGTCTATCTGAACTAGTAGAAGATACTGGAGGTTTAATCGACCTTGACAAATTGCCTGTTGGTGACCCTACCCTTTCGGCTAAGGAAATTATCGGGAATGAATCTCAGGAAAGAATGGGATTGGTCATTGGTAAAAAAGATATTGACATTTTGCAACGAATTGCAGACCGTGAACGTTCGCCAATGTACCAAGTGGGTGATGTAACCGATGATCACCGTTTTACATTCGAATCAAAAACTACCGGTGCAAAACCTATGGATTATGCCTTGGAAGATTTCTTCGGAAGTTCACCAAAAGTGGTGATTACAGACAAAACAATTGATAGAAAATATACTGAACTTGAATATAGCGTAAGAAACATTTCTACTTACCTAGAGCAAGTATTGCAATTGGAAGCTGTTGCTTGTAAAGACTGGTTGACAAACAAAGTGGACCGTTGTGTTACAGGAAAAGTTGCCAAACAACAATGTGTTGGTCCATTGCAATTGCCATTGAACAACTGTGGTGTAATGGCTTTGGATTATTTAGGTAAAGAAGGAATTGCAACTTCAATAGGGCACTCTCCTATCGCTGCTTTGATTGACCCTGTAGCTGGAAGTAGAACTGCCATTGCAGAATCACTTTCGAATATTGTATGGGCGCCTATCAAAGATGGTTTGGACGGAATATCACTTTCGGCAAACTGGATGTGGGCTTGTAAAAACGAAGGGGAAGACGCTCGCTTATACGAAGCTGTAAAAGGTTGTTCTGACTTTGCAATCGAATTGGGAATCAATATTCCGACTGGAAAAGATTCGCTTTCTATGAAACAAAAATATCCTAATGATGAAGTAATTGCACCGGGAACGGTAATTATTTCGGCAGCTGGAAATTGTACCGATATTAAAAAAGTGGTAGAACCTGTTTTACAAAAAGACGGTGGCTCTATTTACTACATCAACTTATCACAAGACGACTTCAAATTGGGAGGTTCTTCTTTTGCACAAACCTTGAACAAAATTGGAACTGAAGTACCAACTATCAAAGACGCTGCTTTCTTCAAAAAAGCATTCAACAGCTTACAAGAATTAATTGGTGACAACCAAATTCTAGCAGGTCACGATATCGGAAGTGGTGGTTTGATTACAACTTTATTGGAAATGTGTTTTGCAGATGTGAACTTAGGAGCAAAAATTGACTTCTCCGTTTTCGCTGAAAAAGACATCATCAAATACCTTTTTGCCGAAAATATCGCAGTGGTTTTCCAAGTCAAAAATGATGCTACTGCCGAAGCGCTATTGAATAAAAACGGTGTGGAGTTCTTCAAATTAGGAACAGCAACTACAAACGGAATTTTAGATTTCGGTCCTTGTGGATTAGACATTGCGAAATACAGAGACATCTGGTTCAAAACTTCTTTCCTTTTAGATCAAAAACAAACTAAAAACGGAACGGCGCAAGCACGTTTTGACAATTATAAAAACCAAGTATTAAAATACACTTTCCCTGCGCATTTCACAGGAAAGAAACCAGTAATCGACGGGTCAAAACCACGTCCTATTGCAGCAGTAATTCGTGAAAAAGGAAGTAATTCTGAACGTGAATTTGCAAACGCAATGTATTTAGCGGGATTTGATGTAAAGGACATTCACATGACCGACTTGATTTCAGGTCGCGAAAATTTGGAAGACATTCAATTCATTGGTGTTGTTGGAGGTTTCTCTAATTCAGATGTTTTGGGTTCTGCTAAAGGTTGGGCGGGTGCTTTCTTGTACAACGAAAAAGCAAATTCTGCCTTGAAAAACTTCTTCAAAAGAGAAGACACCCTTTCAGTAGGGATTTGCAACGGTTGTCAATTGTTTATGGAATTGGAATTAATCAATCCAGAACACGAAGTACACGGAAAAATGCTGCACAACGACAGTCATAAACATGAGAGTATCTTTACCTCGGTTACGGTAAACGAAAACAAATCGGTAATGTTATCGAGTTTGGCAGGAAGCACTTTGGGTGTTTGGGTATCACATGGAGAAGGGAAATTCAATTTGCCTTTAGCCGAAGAAAACTATAACATCGTTGGTACTTACGGTTATGACAGCTACCCAGCCAATCCAAACGGGTCTGACTATAACACTGCAATGCTATGCGACACAACAGGTCGTCACTTGGTGATGATGCCTCACATTGAGCGCTCTACTTTCCAATGGAACTGGGCAAACTATCCAGCCGATAGAAACGACGAAGTTTCGCCTTGGCATGAAGCCTTTGTTAATGCTAGAAAATGGATTGAAAACAAATAA